From a region of the Lactuca sativa cultivar Salinas chromosome 4, Lsat_Salinas_v11, whole genome shotgun sequence genome:
- the LOC111894443 gene encoding uncharacterized protein LOC111894443 codes for MGILIDPVRNIISTSNEWWDEKIKEDKEYAKFKDTNLEVYETYYEALFRDTIVVGDKDKVPCEFGSSSTPDDVQFVDIIDGKKASDEVLLFDDVDAFLTYDSSSKKRRGKKLTPRRDKKINFEGKSMDCIGAIDGTHMKASVPQRWEGSAHDTRIFNEARMRREVKFPLPADGKFYLVDTGYPNTKGYLAPYKGSNIHYHIPDFRHGQTRAVREPKGFKENFNYYHSSLRNVIERTLRVWKARWVLLRDMHGNFNFETQVKIVLASIAINNYIRMSGSGDATFQIAQEESYISHNDEEPNDGIEPHDELSSAQRRNDDMHMSAVRDMIA; via the exons ATGGGAATTTTAATTGATCCCGTGAGAAATATAATCTCAACTTCAAATGAATGGTGGGATgagaaaataaag GAAGATAAAGAGTATGCTAAGTTTAAGGATACAAATTTGGAGGTATATGAGACATATTACGAGGCTTTATTTCGGGATACCATAGTTGTTGGAGACAAGGATAAGGTACCTTGTGAATTTGGTAGCAGTAGCACTCCGGATGATGTACAGTTTGTGGATATTATAGATGGAAAAAAAGCTAGTGACGAAGTCCTCTTATTTGATGATGTTGATGCGTTTCTCACATATGATAGTTCTAGTAAGAAAAGGAGGGGAAAGAAGTTAACTCCCAGGCGtgacaaaaaaataaattttgaagGGAAAAGTATG GATTGTATTGGTGCTATCGATGGAACACACATGAAGGCCTCTGTTCCGCAAC GATGGGAAGGGAGCGCACATGACACGAGAATTTTCAATGAAGCGCGAATGAGACGTGAAGTTAAGTTTCCACTTCCAGCTGATG GTAAGTTTTACCTTGTAGACACCGGATATCCAAATACAAAAGGTTATCTTGCTCCCTACAAAGGTTCAAACATCCATTATCATATTCCTGATTTTCGACATGGACAGACTCGTGCCGTGCGGGAACCAAAAGGCTTCAAAGAAAATTTTAACTATTATCATTCTTCACTTCGCAATGTAATTGAACGAACTCTTAGAGTTTGGAAGGCTCGATGGGTGTTACTAAGAGATATGCATGGAAATTTCAACTTCGAGACCCAAGTGAAAATTGTGCTAGCTTCAATAGCGATTAACAATTACATTAGAATGAGCGGTAGTGGTGATGCAACATTTCAAATAGCGCAAGAAGAATCTTATATTTCGCATAATGATGAAGAACCCAATGATGGTATTGAGCCACATGACGAATTATCAAGTGCACAACGTAGAAATGACGATATGCATATGAGTGCAGTACGCGATATGATTGCGTGA